A genomic segment from Actinomyces lilanjuaniae encodes:
- a CDS encoding iron transporter, with protein sequence MRSLPITSALSALLLAGSLGLAACSSGDSGSSDDASSGTAASDSAADSGGDSGAGFEEFPVGEDQEAVDQINVAVVYFQPIDMEPADSGLAASDADLHLEADISALEGNTLGYGAGDFIPGLTVEYAITDKASGEEATSGTFMAMNASDGPHYGGNIALPDAGEYELTLTIDSPEGQGWVLHVDDETGVEGRFWTEPIELTWDWDYTPQEW encoded by the coding sequence ATGCGCTCTCTCCCGATCACCTCCGCCCTCAGTGCCCTCCTCCTCGCGGGCAGCCTCGGCCTGGCCGCCTGCTCCTCCGGCGACTCCGGCAGCTCAGACGACGCCTCCTCCGGGACCGCCGCCTCCGACTCCGCGGCTGACTCCGGCGGCGACTCAGGCGCCGGGTTCGAGGAGTTCCCGGTCGGGGAGGACCAGGAGGCCGTGGACCAGATCAACGTTGCGGTCGTCTACTTCCAGCCCATCGACATGGAGCCGGCTGACTCCGGTCTGGCCGCCAGCGACGCCGACCTCCACCTGGAGGCCGACATCTCTGCCCTGGAGGGCAACACCCTAGGCTATGGTGCCGGCGACTTCATCCCCGGCCTCACCGTCGAGTACGCCATCACGGACAAGGCTAGCGGCGAGGAGGCCACCAGCGGGACCTTCATGGCGATGAACGCCTCGGACGGCCCCCACTACGGAGGCAACATCGCCCTCCCCGACGCCGGCGAGTACGAGCTGACGCTTACTATCGACAGCCCCGAGGGCCAGGGATGGGTGCTGCACGTTGACGACGAGACGGGCGTGGAGGGCCGCTTCTGGACCGAGCCCATCGAGCTCACCTGGGACTGGGACTACACGCCTCAGGAGTGGTGA